The DNA sequence TCCAGCAGACGAATGAAGAGTCCATTCACCAGCATAACGCCTATGCGGAGCGCAAGGCAACAATTGCGGAACTGAAGGCAGAGATTGGAAACGGGGACTAATTCTCCGGTATTTTATTTTTTGAAAAGTTGCCTGTTTTTCATGAACTTTGGGCAATTCTCCATGAAAAATCAGTATAAATTATTTAATTTTACACGATTATTCTGCGATCCAAGCGAAACTTATTTTAAAATAACTGTTTAGATACTCCTTACGTACTTCATGTGGGTACGTGTGTTGCAACACACTGTATGACATCCATATTGTGTGTGTTTTCGTTTGTAGCGCCAGATGAGTAAACAAACACAATGTTTGAGGCGAAAATTTATGACAAAAGTTGTTGAGATTTCCCCAACTACAAGGCATGAGGGCCACACCAAGATCACGATGCAGGTCAATGACGCAGGCATCGTCGAGCGTGGTGACTGGCTCAGCCTGACGCCCGTCAGGGGTATTGAAAAACTCGCCATCGGTAAGTCGATGCACCAGGCACCCAAGATTTCTTCCCGTGTCTGTGGTATCTGTCCGATTGCCCACACCCTTGCCGGTATCGAAGCGATGGAGGCATCCATCGGTTGCGTCATCCCCGATGATGCATACCTTCTCCGTGTGATCCTCCAGTGCGCAAACAGGCTGCACAGCCACGCACTGCACAACATCCTCTCACTGCCGGACATGTACATCCCCGGAACGGACACCCATATCAACCCGTTCACCTCCGAGGAACCTGTCCGCAGCGTCGCTCTTCGGATCCAGAAGCTCCGTGAGATCGGCCAGACGGTGGGCGAGATCGTCGGTGGCGAACCTATCCACCCGTCCAACCCCCGTGTCGGCGGTATGTACAAGAACATCACCCCGCGTGCAAAATCCAAGCTCTATGATCTCGCCAAGGAGGCACTGCCCCTTGCCCGTGACCACATGGAGTTCATGATCACGGTCTTCAAGGACTGGGATGCACGCCCCATGGCATCCGTTGCAAACGGCAAGGAAGTCGAGAAGACCGAGAAGTTCGGATTCCACGACCAGGGCTACATGGCAACCGACCCGCTCTACGGCAGCTCCTCGCTCGATATCGAGCCGATGTGGTACCCCGAGCGCTGGACCGAAGTCCGCCCGTGGGACTGGTACCAGGGTGAACTCGAAGTATCCCTCGAGGATGCAGAGTACCCGATTGGCGGCACGACCCCGGTCGGCACCAAGGTATGGCCTGCAATGGAAGCCTGCACCGGTGTCCCCCTGTATGACGGCGCACCCGTCGAGGTCGGCCCCCGTGCACGTCTCGCGATGTTCCGCAACTACGACCGCAAGGGCGCAATGGGCCTGCAGATCGCACGCCAGATGGAATACATGGACTGCCTGTACAGCATGATCGAGGCGATCGATGCAGTTGACACGTCCGGCGCCGTCGTCGCAGACGAGATCCCGCAGGGTGACGGCTCACTCGGCTGGGCAGCAAACGAGGCACCCCGTGGAACCGATGTCCACCTGGCAAAGGTCAGGGACGGCAAGGTTGAGTGGTACTCGCTCCTTGTGCCGACCACCTGGAACTTCCCGACTGTCAGCCGTGCCCTCGAGGGTGCACC is a window from the Methanovulcanius yangii genome containing:
- the frhA gene encoding coenzyme F420 hydrogenase subunit alpha, producing MTKVVEISPTTRHEGHTKITMQVNDAGIVERGDWLSLTPVRGIEKLAIGKSMHQAPKISSRVCGICPIAHTLAGIEAMEASIGCVIPDDAYLLRVILQCANRLHSHALHNILSLPDMYIPGTDTHINPFTSEEPVRSVALRIQKLREIGQTVGEIVGGEPIHPSNPRVGGMYKNITPRAKSKLYDLAKEALPLARDHMEFMITVFKDWDARPMASVANGKEVEKTEKFGFHDQGYMATDPLYGSSSLDIEPMWYPERWTEVRPWDWYQGELEVSLEDAEYPIGGTTPVGTKVWPAMEACTGVPLYDGAPVEVGPRARLAMFRNYDRKGAMGLQIARQMEYMDCLYSMIEAIDAVDTSGAVVADEIPQGDGSLGWAANEAPRGTDVHLAKVRDGKVEWYSLLVPTTWNFPTVSRALEGAPWQLTEVIMRAYDPCVSCATHMMVVDDSKKVVAQKMFQ